The following coding sequences lie in one Arthrobacter sp. PGP41 genomic window:
- a CDS encoding type 1 glutamine amidotransferase gives MSQAGADAAQENSGSKGTICVVQLYPRDMNIYGDWGNALVLQQRIRWHGYTPELVEYNVGDPFPDVVDIIVGGGGQDSGQLVIQDDLQSRAGVLGDLAEDGAPMLVICGLYQLFGRFFKTRTGAVIPGIGILDVETHGTDERLIGNVKVSTPEFGEVLGYENHSGQTTLGSGVRPLGTVAKGTGNNSSDGHEGARYRNIVASYLHGSLLPKNPAIADFLIRTAAERKFGTFVPGHPDDHFAELAREHAARRPR, from the coding sequence TTGAGCCAGGCAGGTGCGGACGCCGCACAGGAGAACTCCGGAAGCAAAGGCACCATCTGCGTGGTGCAGCTCTACCCGCGGGACATGAACATCTACGGCGACTGGGGCAATGCCCTGGTCCTCCAGCAGCGGATCAGGTGGCACGGCTACACCCCGGAGCTGGTCGAGTACAACGTGGGGGATCCCTTCCCCGACGTTGTGGACATCATCGTGGGCGGCGGCGGGCAGGACAGCGGCCAGCTGGTCATCCAGGACGACCTGCAGTCGCGGGCCGGAGTCCTGGGGGACCTCGCTGAGGACGGCGCACCGATGCTGGTGATTTGCGGGCTGTACCAGCTCTTCGGACGCTTCTTCAAGACGCGCACGGGGGCTGTCATCCCCGGCATCGGGATCCTGGACGTGGAAACCCACGGCACGGACGAGCGCCTGATTGGCAACGTCAAGGTCTCCACCCCGGAGTTCGGCGAGGTCCTGGGTTATGAGAACCACAGCGGGCAGACCACGCTGGGCAGCGGAGTCCGCCCGCTGGGCACCGTAGCCAAGGGCACCGGAAACAACAGCAGCGACGGCCACGAGGGTGCCCGCTACCGCAACATTGTGGCCAGCTACCTCCATGGGTCACTGCTGCCCAAGAACCCCGCCATCGCGGACTTCCTGATCCGAACTGCCGCTGAGCGCAAGTTCGGCACATTCGTTCCGGGCCATCCGGACGACCACTTCGCGGAACTGGCCAGGGAACACGCGGCGCGGCGCCCGCGCTAA
- a CDS encoding M3 family metallopeptidase, which translates to MTNPLLAPSPLPYGLPPFADIEPAHYEEAIEAGLAEHLAEIQAIVDTPAPATFDNTALAIERSGRLLDRAAASFFTLVSADASDRIRDLETKLSPLFSAHQDEIFLNRGLFERFAAIDTAECDAESTRLVEEYLREFRQSGIQLDGPGQERLRAINAELSRLGTEFGQRVKEGMKSAALLLDHAGDLAGLPADDIASAAEAARAAGHAGKFLLTLIQPSNQPALAALENRDVRRRLFEASVARGSGGGSLDVLDLATSMARLRAEKAALLGFANYAELVVDRQTAPDFESVQAMLGRMAPAAVRNADAEAAALAEAAGHPLEAWDWAFYSARVRREKYSVDEQALRPYFELDRVLADGVFFAATSLYGITFHERDDLSGYHPDVRVWEVRDEDGEGLGLFLGDYYTRESKRGGAWMNSLVEQSALLGTKPVVINNLNISKPPAGEPALLTLDELRTTFHEFGHALHGLFSNVTYARFSGTSVPRDFVEYPSQVNEMWIMWPEVLENYARHHATGEPLPAAVVEKLNESRLWGEGFATTEYLGAALLDLAWHVLGAGDVPEDAIAFEDKALAAAGIAHALIPPRYRTGYFQHVFAGAGYAAGYYSYIWSEVLDAETVDWFTENGGLTRANGQRFRQELLSRGNSRDPLESFRTLRGRDARLEPLLKRRGLE; encoded by the coding sequence ATGACCAACCCCCTCCTGGCGCCCAGTCCCCTGCCGTACGGACTTCCTCCCTTCGCCGATATTGAACCCGCACATTACGAGGAAGCCATTGAGGCGGGCCTCGCCGAACACCTGGCAGAGATCCAGGCCATCGTGGACACACCGGCACCGGCCACCTTCGACAACACGGCGCTTGCAATCGAGCGCTCCGGCCGCCTGCTGGACCGGGCCGCCGCTTCCTTCTTCACACTGGTGTCAGCGGACGCGTCGGACCGGATCCGCGACCTTGAAACAAAGCTTTCCCCGCTCTTCTCAGCCCACCAGGACGAGATCTTCCTGAACCGGGGACTTTTCGAGCGCTTTGCCGCCATAGATACGGCCGAATGTGATGCCGAGTCCACCCGGCTGGTGGAGGAATACCTCAGGGAATTCCGGCAGTCCGGCATCCAGCTCGACGGCCCTGGCCAGGAAAGGCTCCGCGCCATCAACGCCGAACTCTCACGGCTGGGCACGGAGTTCGGACAGCGGGTCAAGGAAGGAATGAAGTCGGCCGCCCTCCTGCTGGACCATGCCGGGGATCTGGCCGGCCTGCCGGCGGATGACATTGCCAGCGCCGCGGAGGCTGCCCGGGCGGCCGGTCATGCCGGGAAGTTCCTGCTGACGCTCATCCAGCCCAGCAACCAGCCTGCCCTGGCCGCACTCGAAAACCGCGACGTCCGCCGTCGGCTCTTCGAAGCGTCCGTAGCCCGGGGCAGCGGCGGCGGCAGCCTCGACGTGCTGGACCTGGCAACGTCAATGGCGCGGCTCCGCGCCGAGAAGGCGGCGCTGCTCGGCTTTGCCAACTACGCCGAGCTGGTAGTGGACCGCCAAACTGCTCCGGACTTCGAATCGGTCCAGGCCATGCTTGGCCGCATGGCGCCGGCAGCCGTGCGGAACGCAGACGCCGAAGCGGCGGCGCTGGCCGAGGCTGCAGGCCATCCGCTGGAAGCCTGGGACTGGGCCTTCTATTCCGCCAGGGTCCGCCGCGAGAAGTATTCGGTGGACGAACAGGCGCTGCGTCCCTATTTCGAACTTGACCGGGTCCTGGCCGACGGCGTCTTCTTCGCCGCCACTTCCCTGTACGGCATCACGTTCCACGAACGGGACGATCTCTCCGGCTACCACCCCGATGTACGCGTCTGGGAGGTCAGGGACGAAGACGGGGAGGGACTGGGGCTGTTCCTGGGCGACTACTACACCCGCGAGTCCAAGCGCGGCGGGGCATGGATGAATTCCCTGGTTGAACAGTCGGCGCTGCTGGGGACAAAGCCTGTTGTCATCAACAACCTGAACATCTCGAAGCCGCCGGCGGGCGAACCGGCCCTTTTGACCCTGGATGAGCTGCGGACCACGTTCCACGAATTTGGCCACGCCCTGCACGGGCTCTTCTCCAACGTTACGTACGCCCGGTTTTCCGGCACGTCGGTTCCCCGCGACTTCGTTGAGTACCCGTCCCAAGTCAATGAGATGTGGATCATGTGGCCCGAAGTCCTGGAAAATTATGCGCGCCACCACGCCACCGGGGAGCCGTTGCCGGCCGCCGTCGTGGAGAAGCTCAACGAATCCCGGCTGTGGGGCGAGGGTTTTGCCACCACCGAGTACCTGGGCGCGGCGCTACTGGACCTCGCCTGGCATGTCCTCGGGGCCGGCGATGTTCCCGAAGACGCCATAGCCTTCGAAGACAAGGCCCTCGCTGCCGCCGGCATCGCCCACGCCCTGATTCCGCCGCGCTACCGCACCGGCTACTTCCAGCACGTCTTCGCGGGCGCAGGGTACGCGGCGGGCTACTACTCCTATATCTGGAGCGAGGTTTTGGACGCGGAAACAGTGGACTGGTTCACCGAAAACGGCGGCCTGACACGCGCCAACGGCCAACGCTTCCGCCAGGAGCTGCTGTCCCGGGGCAACAGCCGGGACCCGCTGGAATCCTTCCGCACCCTCCGCGGCCGCGACGCCCGGCTGGAACCGCTGCTGAAGCGCCGCGGCCTGGAGTAA
- the pdxS gene encoding pyridoxal 5'-phosphate synthase lyase subunit PdxS: MSTPDVSSEAGSSANTVTGSNRVKRGMAEMLKGGVIMDVVNVEQARIAEDAGAVAVMALERVPADIRAQGGVSRMSDPDMIDQIIDAVSIPVMAKARIGHFVEAQVLQSLGVDYIDESEVLTPADYVNHIDKWNFKVPFVCGATNLGEALRRINEGAAMIRSKGEAGTGDVSNATGHMRQIRSEIAKLAALPEDELYVAAKELQAPYELVKEVAAAGKLPVVLFTAGGIATPADAAMMMQLGADGVFVGSGIFKSGNPAQRAAAVVKATTFFDDPDVIAKASRGLGEAMVGINVDEIPQPHRLAERGW, encoded by the coding sequence GTGTCTACACCTGATGTAAGCAGCGAAGCCGGTTCGTCCGCGAACACTGTCACGGGCAGCAACCGCGTCAAGCGCGGTATGGCTGAGATGCTCAAGGGCGGCGTCATCATGGACGTCGTCAACGTCGAACAGGCCCGCATCGCCGAGGACGCCGGTGCCGTTGCTGTGATGGCGCTGGAACGCGTTCCGGCCGATATCCGCGCCCAGGGCGGCGTGTCCCGCATGTCGGATCCGGACATGATCGACCAGATCATCGATGCCGTGTCCATCCCCGTCATGGCCAAGGCCCGGATCGGCCACTTCGTGGAGGCCCAGGTCCTGCAGTCCCTGGGCGTGGACTACATCGACGAGTCCGAGGTCCTGACCCCGGCCGACTATGTCAACCACATCGACAAGTGGAACTTCAAGGTTCCCTTCGTTTGCGGTGCCACCAACCTTGGTGAGGCGCTGCGCCGCATCAACGAGGGCGCCGCGATGATCCGTTCCAAGGGCGAGGCCGGCACCGGCGACGTCTCCAACGCCACCGGTCACATGCGCCAGATCCGTTCCGAGATCGCCAAGCTTGCGGCCCTGCCCGAGGACGAGCTGTACGTTGCGGCCAAGGAACTGCAGGCACCGTACGAACTGGTCAAGGAAGTTGCCGCCGCCGGCAAGCTCCCCGTGGTGCTGTTCACCGCCGGCGGCATCGCCACCCCGGCCGACGCGGCCATGATGATGCAGCTCGGCGCTGACGGCGTGTTCGTCGGCTCCGGCATCTTCAAGTCCGGCAACCCCGCCCAGCGCGCCGCGGCGGTCGTGAAGGCCACCACCTTCTTCGATGACCCCGACGTCATCGCCAAGGCCTCCCGCGGCCTGGGCGAAGCCATGGTGGGCATCAACGTCGACGAGATCCCCCAGCCACACCGCCTTGCCGAGCGCGGCTGGTAA
- the pgsA gene encoding phosphatidylinositol phosphate synthase, protein MLNRHARGFFTALFTPLARWLLKIGVSPDAVTVIGTAGVVVGALVFYPLGQLWWGTLFITAFIFSDVLDGIMARMREVGSRWGNFLDSTLDRIADGALFAGLAVWFFTGGANIPIAVAATVCLVLGMVVSYARAKAESLGFTANTGIAERAERLVSVLVVTGFTGLGLPEVVLLVTLLLLAIASFITVVQRVLSVRRQSLAEPSPAD, encoded by the coding sequence ATGCTGAATAGGCACGCCCGCGGTTTCTTCACCGCGCTGTTCACCCCGCTTGCCCGCTGGCTCCTCAAGATCGGTGTTTCGCCGGACGCCGTAACCGTCATCGGCACCGCCGGTGTCGTGGTGGGTGCCCTGGTCTTTTATCCGCTCGGCCAGCTTTGGTGGGGGACCTTGTTCATCACCGCGTTTATCTTCTCCGATGTCCTGGACGGCATCATGGCCAGGATGCGGGAGGTGGGCAGCCGGTGGGGCAACTTCCTCGACTCCACGCTCGACCGGATAGCCGACGGCGCCCTGTTCGCCGGCCTGGCCGTGTGGTTTTTCACCGGCGGGGCGAACATTCCCATTGCAGTGGCAGCCACGGTCTGCCTGGTTCTTGGCATGGTGGTTTCGTATGCCAGGGCGAAAGCCGAATCGCTGGGCTTCACGGCCAACACCGGGATCGCGGAGCGGGCCGAGCGCCTGGTATCGGTGCTGGTTGTCACCGGCTTCACGGGCCTGGGGCTTCCGGAGGTGGTGCTGCTGGTGACGCTCCTTCTGCTGGCCATCGCGAGTTTCATCACGGTGGTGCAGCGAGTACTATCCGTCCGGCGCCAGTCCCTCGCCGAGCCGTCGCCTGCTGATTAA
- a CDS encoding HIT family protein has protein sequence MQENTGAGYPGDAGVTDDFDLAGVPDAFQRLWTPHRMAYIKGGQHQFKNENDCPFCIGPGRTDEEALIVHRGKTCYVVLNLFPYNPGHLLVCPYRHIPDYTDLTLDETAEFAELTQTAMKVLRKVANPGGFNLGMNQGVVGGAGIAAHLHQHIVPRWGGDGNFFPIIAQTKAITQTLDEVRQQVADAWPGETDAE, from the coding sequence GTGCAGGAGAACACAGGAGCAGGGTATCCAGGCGATGCCGGCGTTACCGACGACTTTGACCTCGCCGGTGTCCCGGACGCCTTCCAGCGCCTGTGGACTCCGCACCGCATGGCCTACATCAAAGGCGGGCAGCACCAGTTCAAGAATGAGAACGACTGCCCGTTCTGCATTGGCCCCGGCCGGACAGACGAGGAAGCCCTCATCGTCCACCGCGGAAAGACGTGCTACGTGGTGCTGAACCTTTTTCCCTATAACCCCGGCCATCTCCTGGTGTGCCCCTACCGCCACATTCCGGACTACACCGACCTGACCCTCGACGAGACCGCCGAGTTCGCGGAGCTCACCCAGACCGCCATGAAAGTCCTGCGGAAAGTGGCCAACCCGGGAGGATTCAACCTCGGCATGAACCAGGGCGTCGTGGGCGGCGCCGGAATCGCGGCGCACCTCCACCAGCACATCGTTCCCCGCTGGGGCGGTGACGGGAATTTCTTCCCGATCATCGCCCAGACCAAGGCCATCACGCAGACCCTCGACGAGGTCCGCCAGCAGGTGGCCGACGCCTGGCCCGGGGAGACGGATGCTGAATAG
- the thrS gene encoding threonine--tRNA ligase, with product MSDAQQITLLVDGEETKVTTGTTGAELFFERRDVVVARVNGELKDLDQELPEGADVEGVTIDSPDGLNVLRHSTAHVMAQAVQQLRPDAKLGIGPYITDGFYFDFDVAEPFTPEDLKTLEKMMQKIINQNQKFVRRVVNEDEAREAMKDEPYKLELLGKKNEAAEAGEGVNVEVGAGDITIYDNVERKDGTTVWCDLCRGPHLPNTKLISNAFALTRSSSAYWLGNQKNQQLQRIYGTAWPTKDALKAYQERIAEAERRDHRKLGSELDLFSFPDELGSGLPVFHPKGGIIRKEMEDYSRQRHVEAGYEFVYTPHITKGHLYEVSGHLDWYKDGMFPAMHVDAELNEDGTVRKPGQDYYLKPMNCPMHNLVFRSRGRSYRELPLRLFEFGSVYRYEKSGVVHGLTRVRGMTQDDAHIYCTREQMKGELTKTLTFVLDLLKDYGLNDFYLELSTKDPEKFVGDDAAWEEATRTLAEVAEESGLELVADPGGAAFYGPKISVQAKDALGRTWQMSTIQLDFNLPERFELEFQAADGTRQRPVMIHRALFGSIERFMGVLTEHYAGAFPAWLAPVQVVGIPVAETFNEYMFDVVDQLKAAGIRAEVDTSSDRFPKKIRTASKDKIPFVLIAGGDDAEAGAVSFRFRDGSQDNGVPVAEAVKRITEAVRNRTS from the coding sequence GTGTCAGATGCCCAGCAGATCACCCTTCTCGTCGATGGCGAAGAGACCAAGGTGACTACCGGGACAACCGGTGCGGAACTCTTCTTTGAGCGCCGTGATGTTGTTGTTGCCCGCGTCAATGGCGAGCTTAAGGACCTGGACCAGGAGCTGCCTGAAGGCGCTGACGTCGAGGGCGTAACCATCGATTCCCCGGACGGGCTCAACGTCCTCCGCCACTCCACCGCCCACGTCATGGCACAGGCCGTCCAGCAGTTGCGGCCGGACGCCAAACTGGGCATCGGCCCGTACATCACCGACGGCTTCTACTTCGATTTCGATGTTGCCGAGCCGTTCACTCCCGAGGACCTCAAGACCCTCGAAAAGATGATGCAGAAGATCATCAACCAGAACCAGAAGTTCGTCCGCCGCGTGGTCAACGAGGACGAGGCCCGCGAAGCGATGAAGGACGAGCCCTACAAGCTTGAACTCCTTGGCAAGAAGAATGAAGCCGCAGAGGCCGGCGAGGGCGTCAACGTTGAGGTCGGCGCCGGCGACATCACCATCTACGACAACGTGGAGCGCAAGGACGGGACCACCGTCTGGTGCGACCTTTGCCGCGGGCCGCACCTGCCCAACACCAAGCTGATCTCCAATGCCTTCGCCCTCACCCGTTCGTCCTCCGCCTACTGGCTGGGCAACCAGAAGAACCAGCAGCTGCAGCGGATCTACGGCACTGCGTGGCCCACCAAGGACGCGCTCAAGGCCTACCAGGAGCGCATCGCCGAGGCCGAACGCCGGGACCACCGCAAGCTCGGCTCTGAACTGGACCTGTTCTCCTTCCCGGACGAACTCGGCTCGGGCCTTCCGGTCTTCCACCCCAAGGGCGGCATCATCCGCAAGGAGATGGAGGACTACTCCCGGCAGCGCCATGTTGAGGCCGGCTATGAGTTCGTGTACACGCCGCATATCACCAAGGGCCACCTGTACGAGGTCTCGGGCCACCTGGACTGGTACAAGGACGGCATGTTCCCGGCCATGCATGTGGACGCCGAACTCAATGAAGACGGCACCGTCCGCAAACCCGGCCAGGACTACTACCTCAAGCCGATGAACTGCCCCATGCACAACCTGGTCTTCCGGTCCCGCGGCCGCTCCTACCGTGAGCTGCCCCTGCGGCTGTTCGAATTCGGGTCCGTGTACCGGTACGAGAAGTCCGGCGTGGTGCACGGGCTGACCCGGGTCCGCGGCATGACACAGGACGACGCCCACATCTACTGCACCCGCGAGCAGATGAAGGGTGAGCTCACCAAGACCCTGACGTTCGTGCTCGACCTGCTCAAGGACTACGGCCTGAACGACTTCTACCTGGAGCTTTCCACCAAGGATCCGGAGAAGTTCGTCGGTGACGACGCCGCCTGGGAGGAAGCCACCCGGACCCTCGCCGAAGTGGCCGAGGAATCAGGCCTGGAACTTGTCGCTGATCCGGGCGGGGCCGCGTTCTACGGCCCCAAGATCTCCGTGCAGGCGAAGGACGCCCTGGGCCGGACCTGGCAGATGTCCACCATCCAGCTGGACTTCAACCTGCCGGAACGGTTCGAACTGGAATTCCAGGCGGCAGACGGCACGCGCCAGCGGCCCGTTATGATCCACCGCGCCCTGTTCGGATCGATTGAGCGGTTCATGGGAGTGCTCACCGAGCATTACGCCGGCGCCTTCCCCGCCTGGCTGGCCCCGGTGCAGGTGGTGGGCATCCCCGTGGCGGAAACGTTCAATGAATACATGTTCGACGTCGTCGACCAGCTCAAGGCCGCAGGCATCCGTGCCGAGGTGGACACCTCCTCGGACCGGTTCCCGAAGAAGATCCGCACCGCCAGCAAGGACAAGATCCCGTTCGTGCTGATCGCCGGCGGGGATGACGCCGAGGCAGGCGCAGTCTCGTTCCGCTTCCGGGACGGAAGCCAGGACAACGGCGTGCCCGTGGCAGAGGCAGTCAAGCGGATCACGGAAGCCGTCCGTAACCGGACCAGCTAG